Part of the Zea mays cultivar B73 chromosome 4, Zm-B73-REFERENCE-NAM-5.0, whole genome shotgun sequence genome is shown below.
cacctgtatattctatacacttgggcaaactagttagtccaattatttgtgttgggcaattcaaccaccaaaattaattagggactaggtgtaagcctaattccctttcagcgcggccgaccgttggccgctggcgtcgttggctcaccggacagtccgatgaattatagtcacGTCGCCTctctcttttcccgagagcggccagttgacgttTGACcagcctagggcaccggacactgtccggtgcaccatcggacagttcggtgtgccaggCCAGAGCTGGTTTTGGCTGAACTTTGccaactcttctccaattcgaatcTTCTTTttttggcactgtttctagcacttagataaccatgttagtatacaaaaacaattcactaagtctagaaacataccttgctcTTGATTTCACACTTCTCACTCATTTGGTACATAttaactcactcaatatgtgttggacatctaatcaccaaaatacttatagaaatggcccaagggcacatttcccttttaaggATCAACTGTGGCGGGACCTTCAACAACATATTTGTCACGCCCAACAACTCGGCTTCAAAGAGGGATTCGACGACCGTATACTTGGATGGTACAGTAAGGTCGTATGATCTTTTTGCATCCACTGAAGAACCAAAATGCGTTGTAGAAGCTTGGGGGTAAAAATTGAAAAATGCAATGTGTATTGAATATAATGCTCTTATAAAGAATCAAACTTGGCTAGGCTCTAAAAGTGGATTCTTCCTAGTTTTTTTGAGTGTGAAGGAAGTACTCCAATTTTTTTACTATAGAGTTTTTTTCCTTCAGAGTTAAGGTGTATGGGTAGAAAATTTGTACTCTAACTTAGAGTTATGCTTCAGAGCTATGTCAAGCAAGCCCACTCAATAGAAGTGTGGCAAGTGGACTGACGAGGGAAGTTTTTTGTGCGATGCCACGACAAACAAGAATAAATATTACACTTTATCTTAGCCAAATTGTATAGAAAGGTATGAGTTGAAAAGAAGCTCGGCCCCCTTTTTTATGGCTCGCTCGATGTACTATGTGGGAGCGTTGTACTATGTGTGGCTTTCTCTCATGTTGGGTTTGAGTGATCGTGGCCCATCTCACGGTCCATTAATATGGGATTGGGTGAATTTCTCGGTTTATCTATAAGGTAACATCCTAttgttagggctagtttggaagtcACAAAACTAGAAGAGATTGGAGGTACTAAAATCTCCTCCTTATTTAATTTTGAATAAGGGGATTTTAGCTCCTTTAGGGATTGTTTGGTTCTACccgaatccatatggattgagggggattgaggggtttcaatccctagcaagtcaaaatccctcccaatccgtatcaatcccctccaatccatatgaattgaaaataaccgaacaagcccttagggttgatttggtgacaaggggatcacgagaggattggaggggattgaaggagaaatgaactaattttcccctcaatccccttcaatcctcCCGTGATCCCGGGTCACCAAATTAACCCTTAGGGATTGTTCAATTCTACCCTAATCTATATGGATTGGTGAGATTGAGAGGATTTCAATCCCtagtaaggccttgttcgtttgtgtcggattggtgggtcggaacaattcccgaccggattgcttctctaatttatataaactttgattagccggaacgattccgggtgcaatccgacgcaaacgaacaagccctaaatcaaaatccctctcaatccgtatcaatcccctatAATCCATATGAATTGAAAATAACCAAACAAGCTCTTAATACCTCTGTTTTTTTATTCCAAACTAGCCTACAGAGGAGAGAATAAACATACACGGTTCATAGGTGAAGCAGGGTCATCGTCGAATCATTAATTAGTAGAGAATTATTATACAGAATCGAAGCAGTTGGAGACCAAAAAAAAACAGCATCCCTATTCGTGATCTACGGCATGTTAATAGCAACAGCACGAGATCGACGAATAACACATCCCTGTTCGTGATCTACGGCATGTTAATAGCAACATCATCCCAACGCAGCTGAGCCCTACAGAGCGGGCACGTGTTGTGGTTGTGGCACGCCAGCCACTTCGCAATGCAGCTCCGGTGGAACTCGTGGCGGCAGACGTGCATGACGCTGCACCGGTCGCCGTACTGGAACGGGCTCAGGCAGATCGCGCAGTCCTGCTCCGCCTCCGCCACCGACGGCTGCTGACGACGATCGTCGGTGCCGCCGCCGTTCCGGCGTGTGTACGTGACGCAGACGCGGTCCAGCCGCAGGACCAAGGCCATGGGCGCCATCTGCACCGCGGCCGCTGGCTGCGCGCGGGGTGCCGCCGCCTGTTGCCGCCGGTCGAAAGCGGCAGcggcggccgcggccgcggcAGCGGCCTCCACCCGGTTCCGGTTCCGGCACCGTAGATAGTAGAAGCAGACGGCGGCGACGAAGGCGATGATGAGAAGAACTTCCCCGAGCCAGATGAAAAGAGTCGTCAGGCCGAAAATCTGCGTCATGCTGGTTGACTATTAGATTAGATTGTAGGTCGTCGAGAGCTATAGGTTGGATATCATGATCATGTATGTATATATAATTAAGGTTGGATATCCTTGTTAGAACGTAACGACCTCCGATACAACCGCGTACAAGGATAATTAACCAGCAATATAATCGAGCAGTTGAGATTAACTAATTGGTTAATTACTTGATGTCCTATATAAACAGCGCACTTACGGAAACGGCCTCCATTAACTCTTCCGCGCGCGCGGCGCGCCTATGAGGACGATGACCAGAACAAACGCGACGTGAGGGATCGATCGGACTCCGAGTTCGTCGATCTAGATCGATCTGACCGGATAAATAGCATA
Proteins encoded:
- the LOC100284986 gene encoding RING-H2 finger protein ATL3F; the encoded protein is MTQIFGLTTLFIWLGEVLLIIAFVAAVCFYYLRCRNRNRVEAAAAAAAAAAAFDRRQQAAAPRAQPAAAVQMAPMALVLRLDRVCVTYTRRNGGGTDDRRQQPSVAEAEQDCAICLSPFQYGDRCSVMHVCRHEFHRSCIAKWLACHNHNTCPLCRAQLRWDDVAINMP